From Desulfuromonas soudanensis, the proteins below share one genomic window:
- the grxC gene encoding glutaredoxin 3: MKNVEIYTKSYCPYCSRAKELLRIKEIPYTEYDVTVDPALEEEMRRRSGRETVPEIFVEGQLIGGCSELFDLDEEGELDRLLGLKPSGG; encoded by the coding sequence ATGAAAAATGTCGAAATCTATACCAAGAGCTATTGTCCCTACTGCAGCCGCGCCAAGGAACTTTTGCGCATCAAGGAAATCCCCTACACCGAGTACGACGTCACTGTCGATCCGGCCCTGGAGGAGGAGATGCGCCGCCGTTCCGGGCGGGAAACGGTCCCGGAGATCTTCGTCGAAGGGCAACTGATCGGCGGCTGCAGCGAACTCTTCGACCTCGATGAAGAAGGGGAGCTCGACCGCCTCCTCGGGCTCAAGCCTTCCGGCGGATAA
- a CDS encoding bifunctional homocysteine S-methyltransferase/methylenetetrahydrofolate reductase: protein MKTLNPRSALFLERLAEEVIIGDGAMGTLLYSRGIPLDVNFEYLNLTSPQQVLQVHRDYAAAGARLLETNTFGANGAVLGAIGLEKKVGAINEAGARLAREAAGELCFVAGSVGPLRRPRGEAQEIPPSQKEALLAEQMEALAQGGVDLFILETFASLADLELALGVAARLGLPAVAQMAFIEDGRTREGLSAEEAARRLTQAGATVLGANCGSGPRELLRVLERMAGATDRPLSAFPNSGFPQYLDGRYIYLATPDYFAAMASDMAGAGASLIGGCCGTTPEHIRALAGALAGVKPAARARVRRVETPVRPEAGIPSTASRTFLDGWGRRPVVTVELDPPRGFDCGKVIEAARALTAAGVDAISLAENPLARIRMGNMALARKIEEDTGTPVIVHVTCRDRNLIGLHSELMGAHLLGLRTLLAVTGDPVSVGGEAGATSVFDLNSIGLLELLSALNEGKSLLGADLGGCSQFLLGAAFNPNLPSMDGQLRRLQKKIAAGARFVQTQPVYSPQILDELLARTAPLQVPVLVGLLPLVSERNAEFLHNEVPGISLPDGVRARMKGKSGGAGAAEGMAIAGELVEGCRGRAGGFYLMPPFGRVELALELMALIRRKA from the coding sequence ATGAAGACCCTGAACCCACGCAGCGCCCTGTTCCTCGAACGTCTCGCCGAAGAAGTGATCATCGGCGACGGGGCGATGGGGACCCTCCTCTACAGCCGGGGCATCCCCCTGGATGTCAATTTCGAATATCTCAATCTCACCTCCCCGCAGCAGGTCCTGCAGGTCCACCGGGACTATGCCGCCGCCGGGGCCCGGCTTCTGGAGACCAACACCTTCGGCGCCAACGGCGCCGTTCTGGGGGCCATCGGCCTGGAAAAGAAGGTCGGGGCCATCAATGAAGCCGGCGCCCGTCTGGCCCGGGAGGCCGCCGGCGAACTTTGCTTCGTCGCCGGCTCCGTCGGACCGCTGCGGCGCCCCCGCGGGGAAGCCCAGGAAATTCCCCCGTCGCAGAAGGAGGCGCTGCTCGCCGAGCAGATGGAGGCCCTGGCCCAGGGCGGGGTCGATCTCTTTATCCTCGAGACCTTCGCTTCCCTGGCCGATCTCGAGCTGGCTCTGGGTGTCGCGGCAAGGCTCGGCCTGCCGGCCGTGGCCCAGATGGCCTTCATTGAGGACGGACGGACCCGCGAAGGCCTCTCCGCCGAAGAGGCGGCGCGGCGCCTGACCCAGGCGGGGGCGACGGTGCTTGGCGCCAATTGCGGCTCCGGCCCCAGGGAGCTCCTCAGGGTCCTGGAACGGATGGCCGGGGCCACCGATCGGCCCCTGTCGGCCTTCCCCAACTCGGGATTCCCCCAGTATCTCGACGGCCGCTACATCTATCTGGCCACCCCCGACTACTTTGCCGCCATGGCCAGTGACATGGCGGGCGCCGGGGCCTCCCTGATCGGCGGCTGCTGCGGGACCACCCCCGAGCATATCCGCGCCCTGGCCGGGGCTCTGGCCGGGGTGAAGCCGGCGGCGCGTGCCCGGGTTCGCCGGGTCGAGACGCCGGTCCGCCCGGAAGCCGGGATTCCCTCCACCGCCAGCCGGACCTTTCTCGACGGCTGGGGACGGCGGCCGGTGGTGACGGTGGAACTCGACCCGCCGCGGGGGTTCGACTGCGGCAAGGTGATTGAAGCCGCCCGGGCCCTGACGGCTGCCGGGGTCGATGCCATCAGCCTCGCCGAGAACCCCCTGGCCCGGATCCGCATGGGGAATATGGCCCTGGCCCGGAAAATCGAGGAGGATACCGGCACCCCGGTCATCGTCCACGTGACCTGCCGGGACCGCAACCTCATCGGCCTCCATTCCGAACTGATGGGGGCCCATCTGCTCGGGCTTCGCACCCTTCTGGCGGTGACCGGCGATCCCGTTTCCGTCGGCGGCGAGGCGGGAGCGACCAGCGTCTTCGATCTCAATTCCATCGGCCTTCTCGAGCTCCTGTCGGCCCTCAATGAAGGGAAGAGCCTTCTCGGCGCCGACCTCGGCGGCTGCAGCCAATTTCTCCTCGGCGCCGCCTTCAATCCGAATCTGCCGAGCATGGACGGCCAGCTGCGGCGGCTGCAGAAGAAGATCGCCGCCGGGGCCCGCTTCGTGCAGACCCAGCCGGTCTACTCCCCGCAGATCCTCGACGAGCTTCTGGCGCGCACCGCCCCCCTGCAGGTACCCGTGCTCGTCGGGCTCCTGCCGCTGGTGAGCGAGCGCAATGCCGAATTTCTTCACAATGAGGTGCCGGGGATCAGTCTCCCCGATGGGGTGCGGGCGCGGATGAAGGGGAAGAGCGGCGGCGCAGGGGCCGCCGAGGGGATGGCGATCGCCGGGGAGCTGGTGGAAGGGTGCCGCGGGCGGGCGGGGGGATTTTACCTCATGCCCCCCTTCGGCCGGGTCGAGCTGGCGCTGGAGCTGATGGCTCTTATCCGCCGGAAGGCTTGA
- a CDS encoding c-type heme family protein, which yields MNLLRNRSLLSKINLTIAAILLLFFALSAWLGYRQQRAFILEDAVEKARLVASQAIRTREYLSAQLQIGGIVLSEQRYGMIPVVASNRIGLRVAEDLDYRIRQVSERYRNASNAPDPFESQTLKRFRETPALGEYFAITTDRGEPVFRYLQPFTAEESCLECHGDPKNAPAFLQRLYPLAKDQAYNYQIGEIIGAASVTIPMDRLYRQIWANVRHDVLYTGGVFLALITCLGILIRVVVTRPLARFGTVIGEVVRTGQFEEKLPRRGGDEIGVLIDGFNEMIDHLREKTRHLEESEKRYRVLTETARDGIISFLANGQIILFNHEAERMFGYSKAEVLGLGVDRLIHEDYAELHRLGVEAYLKEKGGAAVNKLNRLPGRRRDGTVLPLEFSLSVAESEGHLFYTAIVRLQG from the coding sequence ATGAACCTGTTGCGCAACCGCAGCCTGCTGAGCAAGATCAATCTCACCATCGCCGCCATACTCCTGCTCTTCTTCGCCCTCTCCGCCTGGCTCGGTTACCGGCAGCAACGGGCCTTCATCCTCGAGGACGCAGTGGAAAAGGCGCGCCTGGTCGCCTCCCAGGCGATCCGCACCCGCGAATACCTCTCGGCCCAGCTGCAGATCGGCGGCATCGTCCTCTCCGAGCAGCGCTACGGGATGATTCCGGTGGTGGCTTCCAACCGCATCGGCCTGCGGGTCGCCGAGGACCTCGACTACCGCATCCGCCAGGTTTCCGAGCGCTATCGCAATGCCAGCAACGCCCCCGACCCCTTCGAGTCCCAGACCCTGAAGCGTTTTCGGGAGACGCCGGCTCTTGGCGAGTATTTTGCCATCACCACGGACCGGGGGGAGCCGGTCTTCCGTTACCTGCAGCCCTTCACGGCCGAGGAGAGCTGCCTGGAGTGTCACGGCGATCCGAAAAACGCCCCGGCCTTTCTCCAGCGACTCTATCCGCTGGCCAAGGACCAGGCCTACAACTACCAGATCGGCGAGATCATCGGCGCCGCTTCGGTGACCATCCCCATGGACAGGCTCTACCGGCAGATTTGGGCCAACGTCCGCCATGACGTCCTCTACACCGGCGGGGTCTTTCTCGCCCTGATCACCTGCCTGGGGATCCTCATACGCGTCGTCGTCACCCGCCCCCTGGCCCGCTTCGGCACGGTGATCGGCGAAGTGGTCCGCACCGGACAGTTCGAGGAAAAACTCCCGCGCCGCGGCGGCGACGAGATCGGCGTGCTCATCGACGGCTTTAATGAAATGATCGACCATCTGAGGGAGAAGACCCGCCATCTCGAAGAGTCGGAAAAACGCTATCGTGTCCTTACGGAGACGGCCCGCGACGGCATCATCTCCTTCCTCGCCAACGGGCAGATCATTCTCTTCAACCACGAAGCCGAGCGGATGTTCGGCTACAGCAAGGCCGAAGTCCTCGGCCTCGGCGTCGACCGACTGATTCACGAGGACTACGCCGAACTCCATCGCCTGGGGGTCGAGGCCTATCTGAAGGAGAAGGGGGGCGCCGCGGTGAACAAGCTGAACCGCCTTCCCGGGCGGCGCCGCGACGGCACCGTCCTCCCCTTGGAGTTCTCCCTCTCCGTCGCCGAGTCGGAGGGACACCTCTTCTACACCGCCATCGTCCGTCTTCAGGGGTAG
- a CDS encoding IS110 family transposase has product MKKSSMFIGLDVHKNSIEIAIAEEGRTGEIRHYGKIDGSLVALDKVVRKLVSRGCELHFVYEAGPCGYDVYRHLTFQGFDCVVVAPSKIPKKSGDRIKNDRRDAQMLARLHRAGELSPVFVPLTEDEAMRDLTRSREDAKASEKKAKQHILAFLLRHGHRFSGRTPWSQAHMRWIAGIKMPHPAQQITLQEYVGALTESTRRVERLTEQIQQLLPQWRMFPVAKAYQSLRGVSLIVAATTVAEIGDLKRFKSPVELMSYLGLVPSEHSSGETTKRGSITKAGNGHVRRVLVEASWAYRLPARVSRELRRRQEGLSQAICDISWKAQLRLCARYKRMLAKGKSKQVIVTAIARELCAFMWAIAHEVEIPAMA; this is encoded by the coding sequence ATGAAGAAGTCTAGCATGTTTATCGGGTTGGACGTCCACAAAAACTCCATTGAGATCGCTATCGCCGAGGAGGGTCGCACCGGCGAAATTCGACACTATGGGAAAATTGACGGGAGTTTGGTTGCTCTCGACAAGGTTGTTAGGAAACTGGTTTCGAGAGGCTGCGAACTCCATTTCGTCTACGAAGCTGGCCCTTGTGGCTATGATGTTTACCGACACCTTACATTTCAGGGGTTCGATTGTGTGGTGGTAGCGCCCTCAAAGATCCCCAAGAAAAGCGGCGACCGTATTAAGAATGACCGCCGGGATGCCCAAATGCTTGCCCGCCTGCATCGAGCCGGTGAACTGTCTCCCGTTTTTGTGCCTCTTACCGAAGATGAAGCCATGCGGGACCTTACCCGATCAAGGGAGGATGCCAAGGCGTCGGAGAAAAAAGCCAAGCAGCACATTCTGGCATTTCTTCTTCGACACGGTCACCGATTCAGTGGACGAACCCCCTGGAGCCAGGCACATATGCGCTGGATCGCTGGAATCAAAATGCCTCATCCGGCCCAGCAGATTACCCTTCAGGAATATGTCGGCGCGCTTACTGAAAGCACTCGGCGGGTGGAGCGGCTGACTGAGCAGATTCAACAACTCTTGCCCCAGTGGCGGATGTTTCCGGTAGCTAAAGCCTACCAATCCCTGCGAGGCGTCTCCTTGATTGTCGCAGCCACAACCGTTGCTGAAATAGGAGATTTGAAGCGCTTTAAGAGCCCCGTTGAACTGATGTCCTATCTCGGACTGGTTCCATCGGAACATTCCAGTGGCGAGACAACGAAACGAGGTTCAATTACCAAAGCAGGCAATGGACATGTGCGCCGGGTCCTGGTGGAAGCCTCCTGGGCTTACCGCCTTCCTGCCCGGGTCAGTCGGGAGTTACGCAGACGACAAGAAGGCCTGTCGCAAGCAATTTGCGATATCTCCTGGAAAGCTCAACTCCGATTATGTGCCCGCTACAAACGTATGCTGGCGAAGGGTAAATCCAAACAGGTGATCGTGACGGCTATAGCTCGAGAACTCTGTGCTTTTATGTGGGCAATAGCCCATGAAGTTGAAATCCCGGCCATGGCATAA
- a CDS encoding CoA pyrophosphatase — protein MLDPVFIAARLAAHAPRSIADRGLRPSAVLVPLFVRQGVDTLLFTRRTRHLNHHRGEISFPGGAWSAGDADLCATALRETEEEMGIAAADVRILGRLDDFISVHGYHVVPFVGSFPWPYPYRVNREEIDEVIEVPLEALRDPDIWHKENWKHRGRLHPVHFYTVGEHEIWGLTAAILRQFLKRLFD, from the coding sequence ATGCTCGATCCGGTTTTTATCGCCGCACGCCTGGCGGCCCATGCGCCGCGCTCCATCGCCGATCGCGGGCTGCGCCCCTCCGCCGTTCTCGTCCCCCTCTTCGTCCGCCAGGGGGTGGACACGCTCCTCTTCACCCGGCGGACCCGGCATCTCAATCACCACCGGGGGGAGATCTCTTTCCCTGGGGGGGCCTGGAGCGCCGGGGATGCCGACCTCTGCGCCACGGCGCTGCGGGAGACCGAGGAGGAGATGGGGATTGCCGCCGCCGATGTCCGGATCCTCGGTCGCCTCGACGACTTCATCTCCGTTCACGGCTACCACGTCGTCCCCTTCGTCGGCAGCTTCCCCTGGCCCTACCCCTACCGGGTCAACAGAGAAGAGATCGACGAGGTCATCGAGGTCCCCCTGGAGGCCCTCCGCGACCCGGATATCTGGCACAAAGAGAACTGGAAACACCGGGGGCGCCTCCATCCGGTGCACTTCTACACCGTGGGGGAGCACGAAATCTGGGGGCTGACTGCGGCCATCCTTCGCCAGTTCCTCAAGCGCCTCTTCGACTAG
- the rpe gene encoding ribulose-phosphate 3-epimerase has translation MIKIAPSILSADFARLGAEIQAIDAGGADYVHIDVMDGHFVPNITIGPLVVEAARRVTNLPLDVHLMIENPDRFIPDFARAGADLITVHVEAVPHLHRTVQLIKSLGKKAGVSLNPATPVSSLEVILEDIDLVLIMSVNPGFGGQSFIPSSLAKIEALRAEIDRRGLQVEIEVDGGVKTDNIAAIAAAGASVFVAGSAVFGTADYGATIAALKDNAARR, from the coding sequence ATGATCAAGATCGCACCGTCCATCCTCTCCGCCGATTTCGCCCGCCTCGGCGCGGAGATTCAGGCCATCGATGCCGGAGGAGCCGATTACGTTCATATCGACGTCATGGACGGCCACTTCGTCCCCAACATCACCATCGGTCCCCTGGTGGTGGAGGCGGCCCGCCGGGTGACCAACCTCCCCCTCGACGTCCACCTGATGATCGAAAACCCCGACCGCTTCATCCCCGACTTCGCCCGGGCCGGCGCCGACCTGATCACCGTCCATGTTGAAGCCGTCCCCCACCTGCACCGCACCGTGCAACTGATCAAAAGTCTCGGCAAGAAGGCCGGAGTCTCCCTCAACCCGGCGACCCCGGTTTCGAGTCTCGAGGTCATCCTCGAGGATATTGACCTGGTGCTGATCATGTCGGTCAACCCCGGCTTCGGCGGCCAGAGCTTTATCCCTTCTTCCCTGGCCAAGATCGAAGCGCTGCGCGCCGAAATCGACCGCCGCGGGCTACAGGTGGAGATCGAAGTCGACGGCGGGGTGAAAACCGACAATATCGCCGCCATTGCCGCGGCCGGGGCGAGCGTCTTCGTGGCCGGCAGCGCCGTCTTCGGCACGGCCGACTACGGCGCCACCATCGCCGCCCTCAAGGACAACGCGGCGCGGCGCTGA
- the rsmB gene encoding 16S rRNA (cytosine(967)-C(5))-methyltransferase RsmB, with product MKLLDPRHIAYEVLRRVDEGAYSDLALDAALRAAPGIDPRDRGLATELVYGVLRRRGSLDFALGRFCSQPLEKVEAGVRTLLRLGTYQILHLDRVPAPAAVHETVELARTLGLERATGFINGILRALIRGAAAIPWPDPQKATLAHLEQVLSLPPWLARRWRRELGDEEALALAAAMLEPAPFTLRVNTLRLERDAYLEELRKAGYEVQATRYAPEGVRVTARLPGALPGTGEGFCQVQDEASMLIARLLDPQPGERILDACAAPGGKTTHIAALSGNAAAILALDLHPKRVRLIGEGAYRLGCEGIETSDWDLTRPPGFLDAESFDRVLVDAPCSGLGVLRRNPETRWRRIEADIGRLALLQGTILGNVAPLVRPGGTLLYSLCTLTPEETDGVVDAFLAGHPDFVREDLRLSAPAGWQELFDDRGALSTFPHRHGGMDAFFAVRFRRRG from the coding sequence TTGAAACTGCTCGATCCGCGCCACATCGCCTACGAGGTTCTCCGCCGTGTCGACGAGGGGGCCTACTCCGACCTGGCGCTCGACGCCGCCCTGCGCGCCGCTCCCGGGATCGATCCCCGCGACCGCGGCCTGGCCACCGAACTCGTCTACGGGGTGCTGCGCCGCCGCGGCTCCCTCGATTTCGCTCTCGGCCGCTTCTGCAGCCAGCCCCTGGAGAAGGTGGAGGCCGGGGTGCGGACGCTTTTGCGACTCGGCACCTACCAGATCCTCCATCTCGACCGGGTGCCGGCTCCCGCCGCCGTTCACGAGACGGTGGAGCTGGCCCGCACCCTGGGGCTGGAGCGGGCCACCGGCTTCATCAACGGCATCCTCCGCGCCCTGATCCGCGGCGCCGCGGCGATCCCCTGGCCCGACCCGCAGAAGGCGACCCTTGCCCATCTCGAGCAGGTTCTCTCCCTCCCCCCCTGGCTGGCCCGGCGCTGGCGCCGTGAGCTCGGCGACGAGGAGGCTCTGGCGTTGGCTGCCGCCATGCTCGAACCGGCTCCCTTCACCCTGCGGGTCAACACCCTGCGCCTGGAGCGGGACGCCTACCTGGAGGAGCTGCGCAAGGCCGGATACGAGGTGCAGGCGACCCGCTATGCCCCCGAAGGGGTGAGAGTGACCGCCCGTCTGCCCGGGGCGCTCCCCGGGACCGGCGAGGGGTTCTGCCAGGTGCAGGACGAAGCAAGCATGCTCATTGCCCGCCTCCTCGATCCGCAGCCCGGAGAACGGATTCTCGACGCCTGCGCCGCCCCCGGCGGCAAGACCACCCATATCGCCGCCCTGTCCGGCAACGCCGCGGCCATTCTCGCTCTCGACCTGCACCCCAAGCGGGTCCGCCTCATCGGCGAAGGGGCTTATCGCCTCGGCTGCGAGGGGATCGAGACCAGCGACTGGGATCTCACTCGCCCCCCCGGATTTCTCGATGCCGAAAGCTTCGACCGCGTCCTCGTCGACGCCCCCTGCAGCGGTCTCGGGGTGCTGCGGCGCAACCCGGAAACCCGCTGGCGGCGCATCGAGGCTGACATCGGGCGCCTGGCTCTCCTCCAGGGGACCATCCTCGGCAACGTCGCCCCCCTGGTGCGTCCCGGCGGAACCCTCCTCTATTCCCTCTGCACCCTCACGCCGGAGGAGACCGACGGGGTGGTCGACGCCTTTCTTGCCGGCCATCCCGACTTCGTCCGCGAGGACCTGCGCCTTTCGGCGCCGGCCGGGTGGCAGGAACTCTTCGACGACAGGGGCGCGCTGAGCACCTTTCCCCATCGCCACGGGGGGATGGACGCCTTTTTCGCCGTGCGCTTCCGCCGCCGCGGATAG
- the htpX gene encoding zinc metalloprotease HtpX, with protein sequence MNTVRTVMLMTLLTLVLVTAGGALGGQGGALFALILAAAMNLGSYWFSDRVVIAMYRGREVQSGPLYEVVQEICQRGALPMPKVCILPQPTPNAFATGRNPEHAVVAATEGILAILSREELLGVMAHEMSHVKHRDILIGSIAATLAGAISYLAHMAQWAMIFGGGRDDEDSNPLTLILMMILAPIAAMLVQMAISRSREYEADRGGAQLSGSPHHLASALRKLETANSRSPMPRVNEATAHMFIVNPLRGGGFKSLFSTHPPVEERIRRLESMPHS encoded by the coding sequence ATGAATACCGTCCGTACCGTCATGCTCATGACTTTGTTGACTCTGGTGCTGGTGACCGCCGGTGGCGCCCTCGGCGGACAGGGGGGCGCCCTCTTCGCCCTGATCCTGGCCGCGGCGATGAACCTGGGGAGCTACTGGTTTTCCGACCGCGTCGTCATCGCCATGTACCGCGGCCGCGAAGTGCAGAGCGGACCCCTTTATGAGGTGGTGCAGGAGATCTGCCAGCGGGGCGCCCTGCCGATGCCCAAGGTCTGCATCCTCCCTCAACCGACGCCCAACGCCTTTGCCACCGGGCGCAACCCCGAGCACGCCGTGGTCGCCGCCACCGAGGGGATTCTGGCGATTCTCAGTCGCGAGGAGCTCCTTGGAGTCATGGCCCACGAGATGAGCCACGTCAAGCATCGCGATATTCTCATCGGCTCCATCGCCGCCACCCTGGCCGGGGCGATCTCCTACCTGGCGCACATGGCCCAGTGGGCGATGATCTTCGGCGGCGGCCGCGACGACGAGGACAGCAACCCCCTGACCCTGATTCTCATGATGATCCTGGCGCCGATCGCCGCCATGCTGGTGCAGATGGCGATCTCCCGTTCCCGGGAGTACGAAGCCGACAGGGGCGGGGCGCAGCTTTCCGGCAGTCCCCACCACCTGGCCAGCGCTCTGCGCAAGCTCGAAACGGCCAACAGCCGCTCGCCGATGCCCAGGGTCAACGAGGCGACCGCCCACATGTTCATCGTCAATCCGCTGCGCGGCGGCGGCTTCAAGTCCCTCTTTTCCACCCACCCGCCGGTGGAGGAGCGGATCCGGCGCCTGGAGAGCATGCCTCACAGCTGA
- a CDS encoding DUF116 domain-containing protein, giving the protein MAATPAPHREYQPRKRLFIGLLAVACALVLLCAFLLWWVPSVGLENIHPILPLISGAVLATLAALIVGGLSLLILTLLTGRDLFFSERLRRVVIKALFPAVIAFGRLMGIHRDLLQQSFIALNNQLVRSRKLRVAPARAMILLPHCIQLFDCPIRITGEVDKCLRCGKCDISALAEMAGRRGVEIAVATGGTLARKLIVEKRPAFILAVACERDLTTGIRDAYPLPVIGILNRRPKGPCLDTHVVLDEVARVLDEHLQP; this is encoded by the coding sequence TTGGCCGCGACGCCCGCCCCGCACCGGGAGTACCAGCCGCGCAAGCGCCTTTTCATCGGACTGCTGGCTGTGGCCTGCGCCCTGGTTCTGCTCTGCGCCTTTCTCCTCTGGTGGGTGCCGAGCGTCGGGCTGGAGAACATTCATCCCATCCTGCCGCTGATTTCCGGGGCGGTTCTGGCGACCCTCGCCGCCCTCATCGTCGGCGGGCTTTCCCTGCTGATTCTCACCCTCCTCACCGGGCGCGACCTCTTCTTCTCCGAGCGACTGCGGCGGGTCGTCATCAAGGCCCTCTTCCCGGCGGTCATCGCCTTCGGGCGCCTCATGGGGATCCATCGCGATCTGTTGCAGCAGTCGTTTATCGCCCTCAACAATCAGCTGGTCCGTTCCCGGAAACTGCGGGTGGCGCCGGCGCGGGCGATGATTCTCCTCCCCCACTGCATCCAGCTCTTCGACTGTCCGATCCGAATCACCGGCGAAGTGGACAAGTGCCTCCGCTGCGGAAAGTGCGACATCAGCGCCCTGGCCGAGATGGCCGGTCGCCGAGGGGTGGAGATTGCCGTGGCCACCGGCGGAACCCTGGCCCGCAAGCTGATCGTCGAGAAGCGCCCGGCCTTTATCCTCGCCGTGGCCTGCGAGCGCGACCTGACGACCGGGATCCGCGATGCCTACCCCCTTCCGGTGATCGGCATTCTCAACCGTCGCCCCAAGGGCCCCTGCCTCGACACCCACGTCGTTCTCGACGAGGTGGCCAGGGTTCTCGACGAACACCTCCAACCTTGA
- the fmt gene encoding methionyl-tRNA formyltransferase, with product MGTPDFALATLEGLLDTGVDLCAVYTQPDRPKGRGNKLSAPPVKELALARGIPVYQPVKLRDPAVVEELRALAPDLIVVVAYGQILPKSVLEIPRYGCINVHASLLPRYRGAAPINQAVIDGEEVAGVTTMVMDVGLDTGAMLIKRATPIGPEETAGELHDRLALLGREAMEETLERLCAGTLRAEAQDDALSTYAPMMKKEDGRIDWSRSAQAIHNQVRGLDPWPGAFTHLDGEVLKIARTRPEPGEGEPGTVLSAGADGVRIACGEGVLLVRELQLPGKRRLSARDFLQGKHLPPGTTLEP from the coding sequence ATGGGTACACCGGACTTTGCCCTTGCCACCCTGGAGGGGCTGCTCGACACCGGGGTCGACCTCTGCGCCGTCTACACCCAGCCCGACCGCCCCAAGGGGCGCGGCAACAAGCTCTCGGCGCCTCCCGTCAAGGAACTGGCCCTCGCCCGGGGGATCCCCGTCTATCAGCCGGTAAAGCTGCGCGACCCGGCCGTGGTGGAGGAGCTGCGGGCTCTGGCCCCCGACCTGATCGTCGTCGTCGCCTACGGCCAGATCCTCCCCAAGAGCGTTCTGGAAATCCCCCGCTACGGCTGCATCAACGTCCATGCCTCCCTCCTCCCCCGCTACCGCGGGGCGGCGCCGATCAACCAGGCGGTGATCGACGGCGAAGAGGTCGCCGGGGTGACGACGATGGTCATGGACGTCGGCCTCGACACCGGCGCCATGCTCATCAAGCGCGCCACCCCCATCGGTCCCGAAGAGACCGCCGGCGAGCTCCACGACCGCCTGGCCCTTCTCGGCCGCGAGGCGATGGAGGAGACTCTGGAGAGGCTCTGCGCCGGAACGCTCAGGGCCGAAGCCCAGGACGACGCCCTGAGCACCTATGCGCCGATGATGAAGAAAGAGGACGGGCGCATCGACTGGAGCCGCAGCGCTCAAGCGATCCACAACCAGGTGCGGGGGCTCGACCCCTGGCCGGGGGCTTTTACACATCTCGACGGCGAGGTCCTCAAAATCGCCCGCACCCGCCCCGAGCCCGGGGAGGGAGAGCCGGGGACGGTCCTTTCCGCCGGCGCCGACGGAGTGCGCATCGCCTGCGGCGAGGGGGTTCTGCTGGTCCGGGAGCTGCAGTTGCCGGGGAAGAGGCGCCTTTCTGCCCGGGATTTTCTCCAGGGCAAACACCTCCCCCCCGGAACGACCCTGGAGCCCTGA
- the def gene encoding peptide deformylase, giving the protein MALMQIFHYPDPILKKVAKPVTVIDDELKSLARDMAETMYAAPGVGLAAPQVGVSLRLIVLDCAPKDEAPQLITAFNPEIIAREGEVCEEEGCLSVPAYYASVTRSAVVRVRYLDLDGKTVERDAEGLLSVCFQHEIDHLDGILFVDHLSPLKKSLFRKKYKKIMEQQQEQL; this is encoded by the coding sequence ATGGCACTGATGCAAATATTTCACTATCCCGATCCGATCCTGAAGAAGGTGGCCAAGCCGGTGACGGTCATCGACGACGAGCTGAAAAGTCTGGCCCGGGACATGGCCGAGACGATGTACGCCGCCCCCGGCGTCGGTCTGGCCGCCCCTCAGGTCGGAGTCTCGCTGCGCCTGATCGTTCTCGACTGCGCCCCGAAGGACGAGGCGCCGCAGCTGATCACCGCCTTCAACCCGGAGATCATCGCCCGCGAGGGGGAGGTCTGCGAGGAGGAGGGGTGCCTGTCGGTCCCCGCCTACTACGCCAGCGTTACGCGCTCCGCCGTGGTCCGGGTGCGCTATCTCGACCTCGACGGCAAGACCGTGGAGCGGGACGCCGAAGGGCTCCTTTCGGTCTGTTTTCAGCATGAGATCGATCACCTGGACGGTATCCTCTTCGTCGACCACCTTTCCCCCCTCAAAAAATCGCTGTTCCGCAAGAAGTACAAGAAGATCATGGAACAGCAGCAGGAGCAGCTGTGA
- a CDS encoding transposase, producing MVQPQRGEDLSKWMQWLMTSHVRRYHRHHGTSGHLWQGRFKSFIVRDDDHLLTVARYVEGNPVQAGMVVSARDWPWSSHRENLTICPGTGSVSAVPVPFETTAQAVPVPLGKTVVEGQAPSEPVPGGKVTDTGLLKLPSDWAEYVDTPLTGRELSRLKLSLHRQVPFGGLGL from the coding sequence TTGGTCCAGCCGCAGAGGGGAGAAGACCTGAGCAAATGGATGCAGTGGCTGATGACCAGCCATGTGCGCCGTTATCACCGCCACCACGGCACCAGCGGCCATCTCTGGCAAGGCCGGTTCAAGAGCTTCATCGTCCGGGACGACGACCACCTGCTGACGGTGGCCCGCTACGTGGAGGGCAACCCGGTGCAGGCCGGGATGGTCGTCTCGGCCCGCGACTGGCCCTGGTCGTCCCACCGCGAAAACCTCACAATCTGCCCAGGGACTGGCTCCGTATCAGCGGTGCCTGTCCCCTTTGAGACGACAGCGCAAGCGGTGCCTGTCCCCCTTGGAAAGACGGTAGTCGAGGGACAGGCACCTTCGGAGCCAGTCCCTGGGGGCAAGGTGACGGATACGGGGTTGCTCAAACTGCCTTCCGATTGGGCCGAGTATGTCGACACCCCCCTGACCGGCAGGGAGTTGAGCCGACTGAAGCTGAGCCTCCACCGCCAAGTCCCATTTGGGGGACTGGGTCTTTGA